Proteins encoded by one window of Kribbella flavida DSM 17836:
- a CDS encoding ABC transporter ATP-binding protein yields the protein MLLRLLRTHLRPYAGNLTLVVVLQLIGTIASLYLPSLNADIIDNGVARGDTGYIVGTGGWMLGVSLVQILCTVFAVYFGAKTAALFGRDVRAAVFHQVGSFSAREVNQFGAPTLISRSTNDVTQVQMLVVTTCTMLVSAPITMVGGIVMAVREDVGLSWLVAVAVPLLAVSIGLIASRMVPQFRAMQVNIDGVNRVLREQITGIRVVRAFVREPHEIERFGAANAALTDTAVRAGRLMALVFPVVMLILNASSVAVLWFGASRVQSGAMQVGALTAFISYLIQILFSVMMATFVMIMVPRAAVCADRISEVLNTKSSVSPPVTPITAFTGRGELVFENAGFRYPGAAEPVLRDLSFSASPGQTTAVIGSTGAGKTTLLSLVPRLIDATAGRVLVDGVDVRDIEPDALWRRIGLVPQRPYLFSGTVASNLRYGNPDATDEELWHALEIAQGKDFVEAMPEQLNAPIAQGGTNVSGGQRQRLAIARALVRKPEIYLFDDSFSALDLSTDARLRAALAPVTADACVVIVAQRVSTIIGADQIVVLEDGAIVGKGTHDELLRSCPTYVEIVESQRSAEEAA from the coding sequence ATGCTTCTTCGCCTGTTGCGTACGCACCTGCGTCCGTACGCCGGCAACCTGACCCTGGTGGTCGTCCTGCAGCTGATCGGGACGATCGCCTCCCTCTACCTGCCCAGCCTGAACGCCGACATCATCGACAACGGCGTGGCCAGGGGCGACACCGGCTACATCGTCGGGACCGGTGGCTGGATGCTCGGCGTCAGCCTGGTGCAGATCCTGTGCACCGTGTTCGCCGTCTACTTCGGCGCCAAGACCGCCGCGCTGTTCGGCCGCGACGTCCGGGCCGCGGTCTTCCACCAGGTCGGCAGCTTCTCCGCCCGCGAGGTGAACCAGTTCGGCGCGCCGACGCTGATCTCGCGCAGCACCAACGACGTCACCCAGGTCCAAATGCTGGTGGTCACCACCTGCACGATGCTGGTCTCCGCGCCGATCACGATGGTCGGCGGCATCGTGATGGCGGTCCGCGAGGACGTCGGGCTGTCCTGGCTGGTGGCCGTCGCCGTCCCGTTGCTGGCGGTCTCGATCGGGCTGATCGCCAGCCGGATGGTGCCGCAGTTCCGCGCGATGCAGGTCAACATCGACGGCGTGAACCGGGTGCTGCGCGAGCAGATCACCGGGATCCGGGTGGTGCGCGCGTTCGTCCGCGAGCCGCACGAGATCGAGCGGTTCGGCGCGGCGAACGCGGCGCTCACCGACACCGCCGTACGGGCCGGGCGGCTGATGGCGCTGGTCTTCCCGGTGGTGATGCTGATCCTGAACGCGTCCAGCGTGGCCGTGCTCTGGTTCGGCGCGTCCCGGGTGCAGAGCGGCGCGATGCAGGTCGGTGCCCTGACCGCGTTCATCAGCTACCTGATCCAGATCCTGTTCTCGGTGATGATGGCGACGTTCGTGATGATCATGGTGCCGCGCGCCGCGGTCTGCGCCGACCGGATCAGCGAGGTGCTGAACACCAAGTCGTCGGTCAGCCCGCCGGTCACCCCGATCACCGCCTTCACCGGCCGCGGCGAACTCGTCTTCGAGAACGCCGGCTTCCGGTACCCCGGCGCCGCCGAGCCCGTACTGCGGGATCTCAGCTTCTCCGCGTCGCCGGGGCAGACGACGGCCGTCATCGGCAGCACCGGCGCGGGCAAGACCACGCTGCTGTCGCTGGTGCCGCGCCTGATCGACGCCACTGCCGGCCGGGTCCTGGTGGACGGGGTCGATGTGCGCGACATCGAGCCCGACGCGCTGTGGCGGCGGATCGGCCTGGTGCCGCAACGGCCTTACCTGTTCTCCGGGACGGTCGCCAGCAACCTGCGGTACGGGAATCCGGACGCGACCGACGAGGAGCTGTGGCACGCGCTCGAGATCGCCCAGGGCAAGGACTTCGTCGAGGCGATGCCGGAGCAGCTGAACGCGCCGATCGCCCAGGGCGGCACCAACGTGTCCGGCGGTCAGCGGCAGCGGCTGGCGATCGCCCGGGCGCTGGTGCGCAAGCCGGAGATCTACCTGTTCGACGACTCGTTCTCGGCGCTCGACCTGTCGACCGACGCCAGGCTGCGCGCCGCCTTGGCGCCGGTCACGGCCGACGCGTGCGTGGTGATCGTGGCCCAGCGGGTGTCCACGATCATCGGCGCCGACCAGATCGTCGTTCTCGAGGACGGCGCGATCGTCGGCAAGGGCACGCACGACGAACTGCTCCGCAGCTGTCCGACGTACGTCGAGATCGTGGAGTCCCAGCGTTCCGCGGAGGAGGCAGCATGA
- a CDS encoding TetR/AcrR family transcriptional regulator, which yields MSPRATPMPPDARRAAIVAAVLPLLEEHGPDVSTRRLAAAAGVAEGTIFRAFGNKDALVQAVMQTVFDAGPLLALLRDIDPGLPLRERMIAGVEISQRRLRAVFKLMFAMRLQRPPQLKGADPEDAARRKADAEEVDRIFADLLRPDADQLRFTPEEVVHRLRLLTFSATHPLISDGRPMTAEEIVDFTLDGVRHHEPGDH from the coding sequence GTGAGCCCACGAGCGACCCCGATGCCTCCCGACGCCCGCCGCGCGGCGATCGTCGCTGCGGTGCTGCCGCTGCTGGAGGAGCACGGCCCTGACGTCAGCACGCGCCGGCTCGCCGCGGCGGCCGGTGTTGCCGAAGGCACGATCTTCCGTGCGTTCGGCAACAAGGACGCGCTGGTCCAGGCAGTGATGCAGACCGTCTTCGACGCGGGCCCGCTGCTGGCCCTGCTGCGCGACATCGACCCGGGCCTGCCGCTGCGGGAGCGGATGATCGCCGGGGTCGAGATCAGCCAGCGCCGGTTGCGCGCCGTCTTCAAGCTGATGTTCGCGATGCGGCTGCAGCGACCGCCCCAGCTCAAGGGCGCCGATCCCGAGGACGCCGCCCGGCGCAAGGCCGACGCCGAGGAGGTCGACCGGATCTTCGCCGACCTGCTGCGGCCGGACGCCGACCAGCTCCGGTTCACGCCCGAGGAGGTCGTGCACCGGCTCCGGCTGCTCACCTTCTCCGCCACCCACCCACTGATTTCGGACGGTCGGCCGATGACCGCCGAGGAGATCGTCGACTTCACCCTCGACGGTGTCCGCCACCACGAACCCGGGGACCACTGA
- a CDS encoding TetR/AcrR family transcriptional regulator gives MNSDYSGGGDPAKSLELLWGLQSRPTRGPKPALTVERVVEAAVRIADTEGLGATSMRRVADELGVGAMTLYRYVPGKGELLDVMLDSVYAEFPRRPVEGNWRAKLEEVALENRELYLRHPWMLYVATSRPPLGPGLMAKYEYELEAVEGIGLTDVEMDAAVALVNGYVHGAVRSAVDAQRVIQSSGITDKEWWLAHEPLLDKIGDVHTFPLASRVGTTVGQEFDAPYDSDHGFAFGLARVLDGIAALLADR, from the coding sequence ATGAATTCGGACTACAGCGGGGGCGGCGACCCGGCCAAAAGCCTCGAACTGCTCTGGGGACTGCAGTCCCGGCCGACCCGCGGCCCCAAGCCCGCGCTCACCGTCGAGCGCGTGGTCGAAGCGGCGGTCCGGATCGCCGACACCGAAGGGCTCGGCGCGACGTCGATGCGCCGGGTCGCCGACGAGCTCGGCGTCGGCGCGATGACGCTGTACCGGTACGTGCCCGGCAAGGGTGAGCTGCTCGACGTGATGCTGGACAGCGTCTACGCCGAGTTCCCGCGCCGTCCGGTGGAGGGGAACTGGCGGGCCAAGCTGGAGGAGGTCGCGCTGGAGAACCGCGAGCTCTACCTGCGCCACCCGTGGATGCTGTACGTCGCGACCAGCCGGCCGCCGCTCGGTCCGGGGCTGATGGCGAAGTACGAGTACGAGCTCGAAGCGGTCGAGGGGATCGGCCTGACCGACGTCGAGATGGACGCCGCGGTCGCGCTCGTGAACGGCTACGTGCACGGCGCCGTACGGAGCGCCGTCGACGCCCAGCGAGTGATCCAGTCGTCCGGCATCACCGACAAGGAGTGGTGGCTGGCGCACGAGCCGCTGCTGGACAAGATCGGCGACGTGCACACGTTCCCGCTCGCCAGCCGGGTCGGCACGACGGTCGGGCAGGAGTTCGACGCGCCGTACGACTCCGACCACGGGTTCGCCTTCGGTCTGGCTCGTGTCCTGGACGGCATCGCGGCGCTGCTCGCGGACCGGTAG